Proteins from one Geomonas agri genomic window:
- a CDS encoding GGDEF domain-containing protein, with the protein MIEAKGWVTAQVGERFAGHNRVLGVIASLLVGLVLLDIYLVPLPHPGAVWVAVASLVLAISLLITRGLLPNGQLKASLELVLLLVYLLAVCWFTGRTDSPFISAIYLVLMATSLTLGRRITYLMAGLAVASYSLLAAGESPPLWSQVPGYLIRVFPFILIAHVGAILAGETEAARAEVEHLSLTDDLTELNNMRSFEALALQQERLARRYQTPFAICMLDADNLKQINDRYGHLAGTELIKWTAQVVRSNIRESDIAARFGGDEFIILFADHDKEQILPAVERIVRAMSSCPFSYDGDLIDCTLSAGIASYPWDGDDLKSVVKQADLAMYRSKRLGKNRVSLAETDAEHAEEQEHAGARERTGGREQLKVRGEKLGSGVPQLDGKRSSVHLRKGDLTRER; encoded by the coding sequence ATGATAGAGGCAAAGGGATGGGTAACTGCGCAGGTCGGCGAGAGATTCGCCGGCCATAACCGGGTGTTGGGAGTGATCGCGTCACTCCTGGTCGGGCTGGTGCTGCTCGACATCTACCTGGTTCCCCTGCCGCATCCCGGCGCCGTGTGGGTGGCTGTTGCTTCGCTCGTCCTGGCGATCTCCCTGCTCATCACGCGGGGGCTGCTCCCCAATGGCCAGCTCAAGGCCTCGCTGGAGCTGGTGCTGCTCCTGGTCTACCTGCTGGCCGTCTGCTGGTTTACTGGCAGGACCGACAGCCCCTTCATCTCGGCCATCTACCTGGTCCTGATGGCGACCTCGCTCACGCTGGGGAGGCGCATCACCTACCTCATGGCCGGGCTGGCCGTCGCCTCCTATTCGCTGCTGGCAGCTGGTGAGTCCCCACCGCTTTGGAGCCAAGTCCCAGGGTACCTGATCCGCGTCTTCCCCTTCATCCTGATTGCCCATGTCGGCGCCATCCTGGCCGGGGAGACCGAGGCCGCCCGCGCCGAGGTGGAGCACCTGTCGCTCACCGACGATCTAACTGAACTCAACAACATGCGCAGTTTCGAGGCGCTTGCCCTGCAGCAGGAGCGACTGGCGCGCCGCTACCAGACCCCCTTCGCCATCTGTATGCTGGACGCCGACAACCTGAAGCAGATCAACGACCGCTACGGCCACCTGGCGGGGACGGAGCTGATCAAGTGGACCGCGCAGGTGGTCCGTTCCAACATCCGGGAGAGTGACATCGCCGCGCGCTTCGGTGGGGACGAATTCATCATCCTGTTTGCCGATCACGACAAGGAGCAGATTCTCCCGGCCGTTGAGCGCATCGTCCGCGCCATGAGTTCCTGTCCTTTCAGTTACGATGGCGACCTGATCGACTGCACCCTTTCGGCGGGTATCGCCTCCTATCCCTGGGATGGTGACGACCTGAAGAGCGTGGTGAAGCAGGCGGACCTGGCCATGTATCGCAGCAAGCGCCTGGGCAAGAACCGGGTGTCACTGGCGGAAACGGATGCTGAGCACGCGGAGGAGCAAGAACACGCGGGGGCGCGGGAGCGAACGGGGGGACGGGAGCAGCTAAAGGTACGGGG